A region of Streptomyces deccanensis DNA encodes the following proteins:
- a CDS encoding SAM-dependent methyltransferase, giving the protein MPDNGWPADRIDTEHAHSARIYDYILGGKDYYPADKEAGDAMAHEWPALPVHMRANRDWMNRAVRWLAEKAGMRQFLDIGTGIPTSPNLHEIAQSVAPESRVVYVDNDPIVLTLSQGLLASTPEGRTAYIEADFQDPETVLGSPEFRDTLDLSEPVALTVIAIVHFVLDEDDAVGIVRRLLEPLPSGSYLAMTIGTAEFAPEEVGRVAREYAARDMPMRLRTIDEAHEFFEGLELVEPGIVQVHKWHPDGTGEQNIRDEDIAMYGAIARKP; this is encoded by the coding sequence TTGCCCGACAACGGATGGCCGGCCGACCGGATCGACACCGAGCACGCGCACTCCGCGCGTATCTACGACTACATCCTCGGCGGCAAGGACTATTACCCGGCCGACAAGGAGGCCGGTGACGCGATGGCGCACGAGTGGCCGGCGCTGCCGGTCCACATGCGCGCCAACCGCGACTGGATGAACCGCGCGGTGCGCTGGCTCGCCGAGAAGGCGGGCATGCGCCAGTTCCTCGACATCGGAACCGGCATCCCCACCTCCCCCAACCTCCACGAGATAGCCCAGTCGGTGGCCCCCGAGTCCCGGGTCGTCTACGTGGACAACGACCCGATCGTCCTCACCCTCTCCCAGGGGTTACTGGCCAGCACCCCCGAGGGCAGGACCGCGTACATCGAGGCGGACTTCCAGGACCCGGAGACCGTCCTCGGCTCCCCCGAGTTCCGGGACACCCTCGACCTGAGCGAGCCGGTCGCGCTCACGGTGATAGCGATCGTCCACTTCGTGCTGGACGAGGACGACGCGGTCGGCATCGTCCGCCGGCTCCTCGAACCCCTCCCCTCGGGCAGCTATCTGGCGATGACCATCGGCACCGCCGAGTTCGCCCCCGAGGAGGTGGGCCGGGTCGCTCGCGAGTACGCGGCCCGCGACATGCCGATGCGGCTGCGCACGATCGACGAGGCCCACGAGTTCTTCGAGGGCCTGGAACTCGTCGAGCCGGGCATCGTCCAGGTCCACAAGTGGCACCCGGACGGCACGGGCGAGCAGAACATCCGTGACGAGGACATCGCGATGTACGGGGCGATCGCGAGAAAGCCGTGA
- a CDS encoding roadblock/LC7 domain-containing protein, translated as MTEQERPGPQLDWLLDGLVERIPEIHCAIVLSGDGLLIGKSKDIRFDDAEHLSAVGSGMHSLARGVARHFQGGEVQQTVIQMERAFLFVTAAGRGARLAAIASEEVDVGMMAFEMGTLVKQVGKYLSAAPRSETPSGYVQDA; from the coding sequence ATGACAGAGCAGGAACGACCCGGTCCCCAACTGGACTGGCTGCTGGACGGGCTCGTGGAACGCATACCCGAGATCCACTGCGCCATCGTGCTCTCCGGGGACGGCCTTCTCATCGGCAAGTCGAAGGACATCCGGTTCGACGACGCGGAGCATCTGTCGGCCGTCGGCTCGGGCATGCACAGTCTGGCCAGGGGCGTGGCCCGTCATTTCCAGGGCGGTGAGGTCCAGCAGACCGTCATCCAGATGGAGCGGGCGTTCCTCTTCGTCACCGCCGCGGGGCGGGGCGCGCGGCTCGCGGCGATCGCCTCCGAGGAGGTCGACGTCGGCATGATGGCGTTCGAGATGGGCACCTTGGTCAAACAGGTCGGCAAGTACCTGAGCGCGGCGCCCCGTTCGGAAACCCCGTCCGGCTACGTGCAGGACGCGTGA
- a CDS encoding beta-galactosidase, translating into MARPHRVRLRGPVEPERRGRLPFADAPGVSDPIEVGSRLLTRGGRPWFPVSGEFHYSRYPAGEWEEELLKMKAGGVTVVAAYVIWIHHEETEGRVRFDGDRDLRRFAELCARHGLDFIPRIGPWVHAEVRNGGLPDWVLARTEAPRTDDPAYLAPVRRWYTAIAEQLRGLDRAGGGPIVAIQIENELYDQPDHLLTLKRMAQEAGLSAPLWTSTAWGGVRLPPDELLPLYGGYPETFWTEADGGWPDTCRKHFFFTHQRDDEGIGADLRPTTVRGGDPEELSDRFPWATCELGGGMAVAYHRRPRVDAADVGALGLTKIGCGSVWQGYYMFHGGTNPPGDLTPLQESHATGYPNDLPRLTYDFQAPLGEYGQYRPSYDELRLQHLLLADFGGLIAPMESVLPERLPTGQHDRETLRWAVRADDRSGFLFVNNHQPHEPLPDRPDTSFEVQFPGDGPVLTLPSVPVTIPQGAYFCWPLRLEVAGLRLDWATAQPVCTVDDGHGRTILVLAATDGVAPELALDLRTVTTVSAPSDAEVTTAGDRALVTALRPGTDALVEVDTADGRRVGVLVLDAATARGAYRGPAWGAERLILSADGGVVFDAHADEVRLHSAAGEPSFAVLPAPRRAPVVTGASVKEAEDGVFVRYTVVAGDDGRSGDDVLPVTLVRPAGEAPSVTTGVMGRASVPADGCFDSAAAEYRVALPDGPPPGTLLRLHWSGDVARAYVGERLVADQFYSGRVWEIGLDRLPVGELRVRVLPLAGGAPVYVPGRVGDAAIPAELLRAECATVRSWPLRPG; encoded by the coding sequence ATGGCGCGGCCGCACCGCGTGCGCCTCCGGGGGCCCGTCGAGCCTGAACGCCGAGGCCGTCTGCCGTTCGCCGACGCCCCCGGCGTGTCCGACCCCATCGAGGTCGGCAGCCGTCTGCTCACGCGGGGCGGCCGCCCCTGGTTCCCCGTCTCCGGGGAGTTCCACTACTCCCGCTACCCGGCGGGGGAGTGGGAGGAGGAACTGCTGAAGATGAAGGCGGGCGGGGTGACGGTCGTCGCCGCGTACGTCATCTGGATCCACCACGAGGAGACCGAGGGCCGCGTCCGCTTCGACGGCGACCGCGATCTGCGCCGGTTCGCCGAACTCTGCGCCCGGCACGGCCTGGACTTCATCCCCCGCATCGGGCCCTGGGTGCACGCCGAGGTCCGCAACGGGGGCCTGCCCGACTGGGTCCTGGCTCGCACGGAAGCCCCACGCACCGACGACCCGGCCTACCTCGCCCCCGTACGCCGCTGGTACACCGCGATCGCCGAGCAGCTCCGGGGCCTGGACCGAGCCGGCGGCGGCCCGATCGTCGCGATCCAGATCGAGAACGAGCTGTACGACCAGCCGGACCATCTGCTCACCCTGAAACGCATGGCCCAGGAGGCGGGTCTGTCGGCACCGCTGTGGACGTCGACCGCCTGGGGCGGGGTGCGGCTGCCGCCGGACGAACTCCTCCCTCTCTACGGCGGCTACCCCGAGACCTTCTGGACCGAGGCGGACGGCGGCTGGCCCGACACCTGCCGCAAGCACTTCTTCTTCACCCACCAGCGGGACGACGAGGGCATCGGCGCGGACCTCCGTCCGACCACGGTGCGGGGCGGTGACCCGGAGGAGCTGTCGGACCGATTTCCCTGGGCGACCTGCGAGTTGGGCGGGGGCATGGCGGTGGCGTACCACCGTCGGCCGCGCGTCGACGCCGCCGATGTCGGAGCCCTCGGCCTCACCAAGATCGGCTGCGGTTCGGTGTGGCAGGGCTACTACATGTTCCACGGCGGCACCAACCCGCCGGGCGACCTCACCCCCCTCCAGGAGTCCCACGCCACCGGCTACCCCAACGACCTCCCCCGCCTCACCTACGACTTCCAGGCCCCCCTCGGCGAGTACGGCCAGTACCGCCCCTCCTACGACGAACTCCGCCTCCAGCACCTGCTGTTGGCCGACTTCGGCGGGCTGATCGCCCCGATGGAGTCGGTCCTGCCCGAGCGGCTGCCGACGGGCCAGCACGACCGGGAGACGCTGCGCTGGGCGGTCCGCGCCGACGACCGCTCGGGCTTCCTCTTCGTCAACAACCACCAGCCGCACGAGCCGCTGCCGGACCGCCCGGACACGTCGTTCGAGGTGCAGTTCCCCGGGGACGGGCCGGTGCTGACGTTGCCGAGCGTGCCTGTCACGATCCCCCAAGGGGCCTATTTCTGCTGGCCGTTGCGGCTGGAGGTGGCCGGGCTGCGGCTCGACTGGGCCACCGCGCAGCCCGTCTGCACGGTCGACGACGGACACGGCCGGACGATCCTGGTCCTGGCCGCGACCGACGGCGTCGCCCCCGAACTCGCCCTGGACCTGCGCACCGTGACGACCGTGTCCGCGCCGTCGGACGCCGAGGTCACGACGGCGGGCGACCGTGCCCTGGTGACGGCGCTGCGCCCCGGCACGGACGCCCTGGTCGAGGTCGACACCGCCGACGGCCGCCGGGTCGGTGTGCTGGTCCTGGACGCGGCGACGGCCCGTGGCGCCTATCGGGGGCCCGCGTGGGGCGCCGAGCGGTTGATCCTGTCGGCGGACGGCGGAGTGGTCTTCGACGCCCACGCGGACGAGGTACGCCTCCACAGCGCGGCCGGAGAACCGTCGTTCGCCGTCCTGCCGGCGCCGCGCCGTGCTCCGGTGGTGACCGGGGCGTCGGTGAAGGAGGCGGAGGACGGGGTGTTCGTGCGCTACACGGTGGTCGCGGGGGACGACGGGCGGTCGGGGGACGACGTACTGCCGGTCACCCTGGTGCGGCCCGCGGGCGAGGCGCCTTCGGTCACCACGGGCGTCATGGGCCGGGCGAGCGTACCGGCCGACGGGTGCTTCGACTCGGCGGCCGCGGAGTACCGCGTCGCGCTGCCGGACGGTCCGCCTCCCGGGACCCTGCTGCGGCTGCACTGGAGCGGTGACGTGGCCCGTGCGTATGTGGGGGAGCGGCTGGTCGCCGATCAGTTCTACTCGGGGCGGGTGTGGGAGATCGGGCTCGACCGGTTGCCGGTGGGGGAGCTGCGGGTGCGGGTGCTGCCCCTCGCTGGTGGGGCGCCGGTGTATGTGCCCGGCCGGGTGGGTGACGCGGCGATCCCGGCGGAGCTGCTGCGCGCGGAGTGCGCCACGGTCCGATCCTGGCCCCTCCGCCCAGGCTGA
- a CDS encoding LacI family DNA-binding transcriptional regulator: MPRSTTAGGAGGREPGEPVRTRSRRNFAGSRPVMDDVARLAGVSKQTVSRVLNDNPAVRPETREAVLEAMRTLGYRPSRSARSLASGRTRMLGVISFDAARYGPASTLTAINTAAQTAGYLVSSIALDTADRDTVVQAVDRLSAEGADGIIAIAPQRPVATALARTRPDTPMVMLDNGLGDGTPVVSSDFTAGARLATGHLLDLGHPTVWHIAGPTGWTSADMRAASWRETLRDAGAPVHEPLVGDWSADSGYDVGRRLAARSDVTAVFVSNDQMALGLLRALHEAGRRVPDDVSVVGYDDIPEAAHLLPPLTTIRTDFPEIGRRALRLLLTQLDDPEEGGEALERDPVIPVELIVRDSTGTAR; the protein is encoded by the coding sequence ATGCCCCGAAGCACCACGGCCGGCGGCGCGGGCGGGCGTGAGCCCGGCGAACCCGTCCGCACCCGCAGCCGTCGGAACTTCGCCGGTTCCCGGCCGGTGATGGACGACGTCGCCCGTCTCGCCGGTGTCTCCAAGCAGACCGTCTCCCGCGTCCTCAACGACAACCCGGCGGTCCGACCGGAGACCCGTGAGGCCGTGCTGGAGGCCATGCGGACGCTCGGCTACCGTCCCAGCCGCAGCGCCCGCTCCCTGGCCAGCGGCCGCACCCGCATGCTCGGCGTGATCTCCTTCGACGCGGCCCGCTACGGCCCCGCCTCCACCCTCACCGCGATCAACACGGCAGCCCAGACGGCGGGTTACCTCGTCAGCTCCATCGCCCTCGACACGGCCGACCGGGACACCGTCGTCCAGGCGGTGGACCGGCTGTCGGCGGAGGGCGCGGACGGGATCATCGCCATCGCCCCCCAGCGCCCGGTCGCCACCGCGCTCGCGCGGACCCGCCCGGACACCCCGATGGTGATGCTGGACAACGGCCTCGGCGACGGCACCCCCGTGGTCTCCTCGGACTTCACGGCGGGCGCCCGGCTCGCGACCGGGCATCTGCTGGACCTCGGCCACCCCACCGTCTGGCACATCGCGGGCCCCACCGGCTGGACCTCCGCCGACATGCGCGCCGCGAGCTGGCGCGAGACCCTGCGGGACGCCGGCGCGCCCGTCCACGAACCTCTCGTCGGGGACTGGAGCGCCGACTCCGGCTACGACGTGGGCCGGCGGCTCGCGGCCCGCTCGGACGTCACCGCCGTGTTCGTCTCCAACGACCAGATGGCGCTCGGTCTGCTGCGCGCCCTGCACGAGGCGGGACGCCGGGTGCCGGACGACGTGAGCGTGGTCGGCTACGACGACATCCCGGAGGCGGCGCATCTGCTGCCGCCGCTGACGACGATCCGTACGGACTTCCCCGAGATCGGCAGACGGGCGTTGCGGCTGCTGCTGACGCAGTTGGACGACCCGGAGGAGGGCGGCGAGGCGTTGGAGAGGGACCCCGTCATCCCGGTCGAGCTGATCGTTCGTGACAGTACGGGGACGGCGAGGTAG
- a CDS encoding GTP-binding protein, producing MVSVSSGPVVPTALKILIAGGFGVGKTTMVGSVSEVTPLATEEHITPAGRRVDDLRGVEKKVSTTVALDFGRITFSPELVLYLFGTPGQDRFWFMWDDLCSGALGAVVLADTRKLDACFPAVDFFESRDIPFAVGVNCFDGKREVDAEQVRQALDLSPEVPILLCDVRQRHSSKELLLAVLGAARRRMEARLVAAGLRPG from the coding sequence ATGGTGTCCGTCAGCTCCGGGCCGGTCGTACCCACCGCCCTGAAGATCCTCATCGCGGGCGGTTTCGGCGTCGGCAAGACCACGATGGTCGGCTCGGTGAGCGAGGTGACCCCGCTGGCCACCGAGGAGCACATCACCCCGGCCGGCAGACGCGTGGACGACCTCAGGGGCGTCGAGAAGAAGGTCTCCACCACCGTCGCCCTGGACTTCGGCCGGATCACGTTCTCGCCCGAGCTGGTGCTGTACCTCTTCGGCACGCCGGGACAGGACCGGTTCTGGTTCATGTGGGACGACCTGTGCAGCGGCGCCCTCGGGGCCGTGGTCCTCGCCGACACCCGCAAGCTCGACGCCTGTTTCCCCGCGGTCGACTTCTTCGAGTCCCGCGACATCCCCTTCGCGGTCGGCGTCAACTGCTTCGACGGCAAGCGTGAGGTGGACGCCGAGCAGGTCCGCCAGGCGCTCGACCTGTCGCCCGAGGTCCCGATCCTCCTCTGCGACGTACGGCAGCGCCACTCCAGCAAGGAACTACTGCTGGCGGTGCTCGGCGCGGCCCGCCGCAGGATGGAGGCCCGCCTGGTGGCGGCGGGTCTCCGCCCGGGCTGA
- a CDS encoding ATP-binding protein — MFGLPAVPASAGEARRTVRELLDEWEVRPETREDALLITSELFTNALTHTDSEWIVCRLHFTGRRLRIEVEDQNSGHAQPARRRPGPDDQNGRGLMLVGMLSSDWGVRDTPQRSGRVVWAELPSEGRETAEPAPPTAPHESGGFPVTDPSWT; from the coding sequence GTGTTCGGACTGCCCGCGGTGCCCGCCTCCGCGGGCGAGGCGCGCAGAACCGTGCGCGAGCTGCTCGACGAGTGGGAGGTGCGTCCGGAGACCCGTGAGGACGCGCTCCTGATCACGTCCGAGCTGTTCACCAACGCGCTGACCCACACGGACAGCGAGTGGATCGTGTGCCGACTGCACTTCACCGGCCGCCGCCTCCGGATCGAGGTGGAGGACCAGAACAGCGGTCACGCACAGCCTGCCCGGCGTCGTCCGGGCCCCGACGACCAGAACGGGCGTGGGCTCATGCTGGTCGGCATGCTCAGCAGCGACTGGGGGGTGCGCGACACCCCACAACGGTCCGGTCGTGTCGTCTGGGCAGAACTGCCGTCGGAGGGCCGGGAAACCGCCGAGCCCGCCCCTCCGACGGCTCCGCACGAGAGCGGAGGGTTTCCCGTGACCGACCCGTCCTGGACGTAG
- a CDS encoding DUF397 domain-containing protein, protein MSKGTTHGVHHDIRNGMPARDLGAQDWHRPWSDDAGGACVEVKKLADGRVAVRQSTDPDGPALLFTPREMTTFLAGVKAGEADFLL, encoded by the coding sequence ATGTCCAAGGGAACGACCCACGGAGTACACCACGACATCCGCAACGGCATGCCCGCCCGCGACCTCGGCGCCCAGGACTGGCACCGGCCGTGGAGCGACGACGCGGGCGGCGCCTGCGTCGAGGTGAAGAAGCTCGCCGACGGCCGGGTCGCCGTACGGCAGTCGACCGACCCGGACGGCCCGGCGCTGCTCTTCACCCCCCGTGAGATGACCACCTTCCTGGCCGGCGTGAAGGCGGGCGAGGCCGACTTTCTGCTCTGA
- a CDS encoding adenosine kinase: MRSESEIDVLVLGGAGVDTIVYVPELPLPFADSHLVPAIETRAGQTGDFMAVATHALGLRTHHFDLLGDDHEGDLVRALHRDRGIPLTEAPLPGGTRRAVNLVGPDGRRCSLYDGSRSQEVDELPPDTVRALAGVSRHVHVSISQPCAASLPLLRELEVTVSTDLHDWDGVNPYHEPFALAADLVFLSAAGLSDPEKTMRRIAERGRARTVVATDGERGAYHLVDGELSHVPPVAPPTPVVDSNGAGDAFAAGYLFGRLTGEPPRRCALFGAIAGAYACTVPSTRTDAIGRTELLATAEELTP, from the coding sequence GTGCGCAGCGAGTCCGAGATCGACGTCCTCGTGCTGGGCGGGGCGGGCGTCGACACCATCGTCTACGTCCCCGAACTGCCGCTCCCGTTCGCCGACAGCCATCTGGTGCCGGCCATCGAGACCCGGGCCGGACAGACCGGCGACTTCATGGCCGTCGCCACGCATGCGCTCGGCCTGCGGACGCACCACTTCGACCTGCTCGGCGACGACCACGAGGGAGACCTGGTCCGCGCGCTCCACCGCGACCGGGGCATCCCGCTCACCGAGGCGCCGCTGCCCGGCGGCACCCGGCGCGCGGTGAACCTGGTCGGCCCCGACGGGCGCCGCTGCTCGCTCTACGACGGCAGCCGGAGCCAGGAGGTGGACGAGCTGCCCCCGGACACGGTCCGCGCGCTGGCCGGGGTCAGCCGGCACGTCCATGTCTCCATCAGCCAGCCGTGCGCGGCCTCGCTGCCGCTGCTGCGCGAGCTGGAGGTCACCGTCTCGACCGATCTGCACGACTGGGACGGCGTCAACCCGTACCACGAGCCGTTCGCCCTCGCCGCCGACCTGGTCTTCCTGTCGGCAGCCGGGCTCTCCGACCCGGAGAAGACCATGCGCCGGATCGCCGAGCGGGGCCGGGCCCGGACCGTCGTCGCCACGGACGGGGAGCGGGGCGCGTACCACCTCGTCGACGGCGAGCTGAGTCATGTGCCGCCGGTGGCCCCGCCGACCCCGGTCGTGGACTCCAACGGGGCGGGCGACGCCTTCGCGGCGGGCTATCTCTTCGGCAGGCTCACCGGTGAACCACCGCGTCGGTGCGCGCTCTTCGGCGCCATCGCGGGCGCGTACGCCTGCACCGTCCCCTCGACCCGCACCGACGCGATCGGACGCACCGAACTGCTGGCCACCGCCGAGGAGTTGACTCCCTGA
- a CDS encoding helix-turn-helix domain-containing protein, which yields MTAETDWGGAPSVLRMILGRQLEELRTRAGLTFEQAGEAIGVSHSTIRRLEAAKVARLRLPDVEKLLQVYGVRDQQEIETFLASVREANKRGWWHTYRDVLPDWFAAYLSLEQAALQIRAYEAQFVHGLLQTEEYARALLGAGNPHAATEDTERRVALRMRRQELLTRPQPPRLWVVMDETVLRWPVGGPDVMRAQVDHLIELNRLPHVTVQIMPFQNGPHPAMRAGAFHLFRFRAPELPDIVYLSGLVGAVYLDKQDDVVVYREALDRLGAQSAPARKTEALLGALRKEL from the coding sequence GTGACCGCGGAAACGGACTGGGGCGGCGCCCCCTCCGTCCTGCGCATGATCCTCGGCAGACAGCTGGAGGAGTTGCGCACGCGCGCCGGGCTCACGTTCGAGCAGGCGGGTGAGGCGATCGGTGTCAGCCATTCCACGATCCGCCGTCTGGAGGCCGCCAAGGTCGCCCGGTTGCGCCTGCCGGATGTCGAAAAACTGCTCCAGGTCTACGGCGTACGGGACCAGCAGGAGATCGAGACCTTCCTGGCGTCGGTCCGCGAGGCCAACAAGCGCGGTTGGTGGCACACCTACCGCGACGTCCTGCCCGACTGGTTCGCCGCCTACCTCAGCCTGGAGCAGGCGGCGCTCCAGATCCGCGCGTACGAGGCGCAGTTCGTGCACGGCCTGCTCCAGACCGAGGAGTACGCCCGTGCCCTGCTCGGCGCCGGCAACCCGCACGCGGCGACGGAGGACACCGAGCGGCGGGTGGCGCTGCGGATGCGCCGCCAGGAACTCCTCACCCGCCCGCAGCCGCCCCGGCTGTGGGTGGTGATGGACGAGACGGTGCTCAGATGGCCGGTCGGCGGACCGGACGTGATGCGCGCCCAGGTCGACCATCTGATCGAGCTGAACCGGCTGCCGCATGTCACGGTCCAGATCATGCCGTTCCAGAACGGTCCGCATCCCGCGATGCGGGCCGGTGCGTTCCACCTCTTCCGGTTCAGGGCCCCCGAGTTGCCCGACATCGTCTACCTCAGCGGTCTGGTGGGCGCGGTGTACCTCGACAAGCAGGACGACGTCGTCGTCTACCGCGAGGCCCTGGACCGGCTGGGCGCCCAGTCGGCGCCCGCCCGCAAGACCGAGGCCCTCCTCGGCGCGCTACGCAAGGAGCTCTGA